The Chelatococcus sp. HY11 genome includes a window with the following:
- a CDS encoding YceI family protein yields MRIKPLLLLLVFLAPSVGLAQSAFRIDPARTTITFVIDAVGFPQTRGVFRQFSGRLALDFNRPARSRVSFNVMAASLDTGSSSLDDYIRAPGFLDVAHHPTITFSSTNVEKRDEQTAIVNGDLTMLGVTKPAVFTVSVGRDAGRSHAVVDFVAKGVVRRSEFGMINGQPLVSDDVTITVSTEASQE; encoded by the coding sequence ATGCGCATCAAGCCGTTGCTGCTTCTCCTTGTCTTTCTCGCGCCTTCTGTCGGGCTGGCACAATCGGCCTTTCGGATCGATCCCGCGCGCACGACCATCACCTTCGTGATCGATGCCGTCGGCTTTCCCCAGACACGAGGCGTCTTCCGCCAGTTCTCCGGTCGCCTCGCGCTGGATTTCAACCGGCCGGCACGCAGCCGCGTCTCCTTCAACGTGATGGCCGCGTCGCTCGACACCGGATCGTCCAGCCTTGATGACTACATCCGCGCGCCCGGTTTCCTTGATGTCGCGCACCATCCGACCATCACCTTCTCGTCCACGAACGTGGAGAAACGCGACGAACAGACGGCCATCGTCAACGGCGATCTGACCATGCTCGGCGTGACAAAGCCGGCGGTCTTCACCGTCAGTGTGGGGCGCGACGCCGGGCGCTCCCACGCGGTGGTCGATTTTGTCGCCAAAGGCGTCGTCCGGCGTTCTGAGTTCGGCATGATCAATGGCCAGCCATTGGTATCCGACGACGTGACAATCACTGTATCGACCGAGGCGTCCCAGGAATGA
- a CDS encoding cytochrome b — MKPASIPAAARWSLQGRVLHWVMAALLVGLVALGLTMTRLHADLGTTFALYQAHKSYGLVALVLVVWRIVWRLRTSPPPPQAMRRAEWRMSRLVHVLFYGAMAALPLTGWLMASASPLRLPTRPFGLFTMPDLVAPDAGLFMVLRSIHMALAYGLVALLVLHVAGALKHRLIDRDDTLGRMGF, encoded by the coding sequence ATGAAGCCTGCGTCGATACCCGCCGCTGCTCGTTGGAGTCTGCAGGGGCGGGTGTTGCACTGGGTCATGGCAGCCCTCCTCGTTGGGCTCGTCGCGCTTGGCCTGACCATGACCCGCCTTCACGCCGATCTCGGCACCACCTTCGCGCTCTATCAAGCCCACAAATCTTACGGGCTTGTCGCTCTCGTCCTGGTTGTATGGCGTATCGTCTGGCGGCTCAGGACATCGCCGCCACCGCCGCAGGCCATGCGGAGGGCCGAGTGGCGGATGTCACGGCTGGTCCACGTCCTGTTCTATGGGGCGATGGCGGCGCTGCCGCTGACGGGCTGGCTGATGGCTTCGGCATCGCCCCTGCGCCTGCCCACCCGGCCCTTCGGGCTGTTCACGATGCCGGACCTTGTAGCGCCTGACGCGGGCCTCTTTATGGTGTTGCGCTCCATTCATATGGCGCTGGCCTATGGTCTCGTGGCCCTGCTCGTCCTGCATGTCGCCGGCGCCTTGAAGCACCGCCTCATCGACCGTGATGACACGCTGGGACGTATGGGGTTCTGA